One window of the Acaryochloris sp. CCMEE 5410 genome contains the following:
- a CDS encoding glycosyltransferase family 4 protein, which translates to MKVLHVCALGATAETLLLPQIDYLRSQQLTVEIACSPDSAVDRLQAQGYTVHPIQIDRKISPLLNVKTIQGLIQLMRSQAYDLVHVHTPIAAVLGRIAAKLAGVPTIVYTSHGLPFHQLTPPLQYQIYFAIEYGCAKITNLILSQNHEDIETAAQKKLCPESKLGYLGNGVDIDRFSRSVLESDHQSRLRDEFGIPASAKLIVGTVGRLTRTKGSGYLIEAAAQLVEEFPQLHILVVGGELKSDPEPYYHQLTAKIEQLNLKSHVTFTGDRTDIPQMLGLMDIFVLATFAHEGLPRSILEAMAMGLPVVTTDIRGCREAVLPGQTGLIVPSQTTTPLAEALRTLLADPDLRTAYGSAGRQRVEKDYDENVVFKRLFSYYQNLGIAAAA; encoded by the coding sequence ATGAAAGTTTTGCACGTTTGCGCTTTGGGGGCCACGGCGGAAACGTTGTTATTACCTCAAATTGATTACTTGCGATCGCAACAGCTTACCGTTGAGATTGCCTGCTCCCCCGATAGTGCAGTCGATCGTCTACAGGCCCAGGGGTATACGGTTCACCCGATTCAAATTGATCGTAAGATTTCCCCCCTTTTAAACGTCAAGACTATACAGGGTCTGATCCAGTTGATGCGATCGCAAGCTTACGATCTGGTCCATGTCCATACTCCGATTGCCGCAGTGTTAGGACGAATTGCGGCAAAGCTGGCTGGGGTTCCCACGATTGTGTATACCTCCCACGGTCTGCCTTTTCATCAACTGACTCCACCCCTGCAATACCAGATATATTTTGCGATTGAATATGGATGTGCCAAAATCACCAACCTGATTTTGTCCCAAAATCATGAAGATATAGAGACGGCTGCCCAAAAGAAGTTGTGCCCTGAATCGAAATTGGGCTACCTCGGCAATGGAGTTGATATTGATCGATTTAGTCGCAGTGTTTTAGAGTCCGATCACCAATCTCGTTTGCGAGATGAGTTTGGGATTCCGGCTTCTGCCAAACTAATTGTCGGTACGGTTGGGCGATTAACCCGGACCAAAGGCAGTGGATATTTAATTGAAGCAGCAGCACAGTTGGTGGAAGAATTTCCCCAACTGCATATTTTAGTGGTGGGTGGGGAACTCAAGTCTGATCCAGAACCTTATTACCACCAGCTGACTGCAAAAATTGAACAGCTTAACCTCAAGTCCCATGTCACGTTTACTGGGGATCGGACGGATATTCCCCAAATGCTAGGGCTAATGGATATTTTTGTCCTGGCAACCTTTGCCCATGAAGGATTACCCCGCTCAATTTTGGAAGCGATGGCAATGGGTTTGCCCGTAGTCACGACAGATATTCGCGGTTGCCGCGAAGCCGTTCTTCCTGGTCAAACAGGATTGATCGTTCCGTCCCAAACCACTACTCCGTTGGCCGAGGCTCTGAGGACATTGCTGGCCGATCCCGACTTAAGAACGGCCTATGGCTCAGCAGGACGTCAGCGCGTGGAAAAGGATTACGACGAGAACGTGGTATTCAAACGTCTATTCTCCTACTATCAAAATTTGGGCATTGCTGCCGCTGCTTAA